In Ruminococcaceae bacterium BL-4, one DNA window encodes the following:
- a CDS encoding protein of unknown function (Evidence 5 : Unknown function) produces the protein MLKTFKNEEACLLILIRYVILINKTVGKEEEYGGSRQTSKGISFFLWIRRTRDGI, from the coding sequence TTGCTGAAAACATTTAAAAATGAAGAGGCTTGTCTTCTAATCTTAATTCGGTATGTTATACTAATTAATAAAACAGTTGGAAAAGAGGAAGAATATGGAGGAAGCCGCCAAACAAGTAAAGGAATATCTTTCTTCCTATGGATTAGGAGAACGCGTGATGGAATTTGA
- a CDS encoding EBSC protein — protein MEEAAKQVKEYLSSYGLGERVMEFDTSSATVELAAKAVGVIPAQIAKTISFVARDGYGCILIVTSGDCKIENHKFKETFGMKAKMLLASQVEPLTGHPIGGVSPFLYPPCAKVYLDQSLRRFETIYPAAGTSNSAVKLTCEELETVSKCCGWVDVCKNREEQRA, from the coding sequence ATGGAGGAAGCCGCCAAACAAGTAAAGGAATATCTTTCTTCCTATGGATTAGGAGAACGCGTGATGGAATTTGATACTTCCAGCGCGACAGTTGAGCTGGCAGCAAAAGCGGTTGGAGTAATTCCAGCACAGATTGCAAAGACCATCTCTTTTGTGGCACGAGATGGATATGGGTGTATTTTAATCGTAACTTCTGGTGACTGTAAGATAGAAAATCATAAATTTAAGGAAACGTTCGGGATGAAAGCAAAGATGCTTTTAGCATCACAAGTAGAGCCGCTGACAGGCCATCCGATCGGGGGGGTTAGCCCTTTTTTATATCCGCCGTGCGCAAAGGTTTATCTCGATCAGTCTCTTCGTCGCTTTGAGACGATTTATCCCGCAGCGGGCACTTCCAATTCTGCGGTCAAATTGACCTGTGAAGAACTGGAAACTGTTTCGAAATGCTGCGGCTGGGTAGATGTTTGTAAAAATAGGGAGGAACAAAGAGCATGA